TTTTGGGAACCCTTCAGTTGCAGCGCTTTTTCGATGAGAACTTGATGGCCTCGGTGGAGGCCATCAAAATTTCCGATTAAGACAATGCTCAAACGGTTCCTTTCGGAACAAATACGCGTTTCTCACGCTTTCGAGCGCGTGCCTCAGCGGCTCGTGCTTTCAGTTTCTTCTTAATGGAGGGTTTGACATAGTGTTCGCGCTTACGAACTTCTTTCAAAACACCCGACTGCTCGACTTTACGCTTGAATCGCTTCAAAGCGCGATCGATGGGTTCACCATCTCGGACTGCTACTTTCGTCAAATTATTCACCTCCTTCGTTGAGTTCTTCGGAATCCTCATTATCATCAATTCGAGTCACTGCAATAACCCTTTCGGTACTATTGCGGTCCACGGAAATCAGTCGAACGCCTTTCGTGTTTCGGCCAATTTCAGACACATCGCCCGCTTTCATTCGGATCAATATTCCAGCGTCGGTCGTTAGCATGACATTATCTTGCTCTGAGACCTGAATCGTCCCGCAAACACGACCGTTGCGTTCATCACACTTAATCGTAATTAGACCGATCCCACCACGGGTCTGGCATCGATATTCTGCTACATCGGTTCGCTTTCCATAGCCAAACTCTGTAACGGTTAGAATGCTGGATTTAT
This window of the Myxococcaceae bacterium genome carries:
- a CDS encoding 30S ribosomal protein S21; this translates as MTKVAVRDGEPIDRALKRFKRKVEQSGVLKEVRKREHYVKPSIKKKLKARAAEARARKREKRVFVPKGTV